The genomic segment GCTGTTGGATCGAATCGGGACCAGGCACCCCTGGCTGCAGGCGATCGTGCTGATTCCGTGGGCCGTGCCGACGGTCGTTTCCGCCCGCATGTGGGACTGGCTCTATCAGCTCGACCACGGGTTGATCAATTATCTGTTGACGGGTGCGGCTCTGGTCCGGCATCCCGTCAACTGGGTCGGCGATCCGGGTTGGGCGATCCATGCCGCGATCGCCATGGATGTGTGGAAAGCGACGCCCTTCGCGGCCTTGTTGCTCCTGGCCGGGTTGAAGGCGATCCCTCCAGACCTCTATCGCGCCGCGCGCGCCGACGGCGCGGGAGCCTGGGCGATCTTCCGCCGCATCACGCTGCCGCTCCTTGCGCCGACGATCCTGATCGTGGTGGTGTTCCGTTCCTTGGACGCGTTCCGCGTCTTCGACGCGGTCTATGTCCTGACCGGCGGCGGACCCGGCAACAGCACCGAGACCCTGTCCATCTACGCCTACAAAACCTT from the Nitrospirota bacterium genome contains:
- a CDS encoding sugar ABC transporter permease — translated: MTARRSARERATIPDSVWGYLCAAPAVLLLAALALGPIIAAIGLSLQRRLPIFGLHEFVGFANYLRLIEDDRFWSACRVTLYFTGVSVAAELALGLAIALLLDRIGTRHPWLQAIVLIPWAVPTVVSARMWDWLYQLDHGLINYLLTGAALVRHPVNWVGDPGWAIHAAIAMDVWKATPFAALLLLAGLKAIPPDLYRAARADGAGAWAIFRRITLPLLAPTILIVVVFRSLDAFRVFDAVYVLTGGGPGNSTETLSIYAYKTLFQTLQFGYGSALACAMFGLMLVMIGGYLFLLRRRLREAG